A part of Streptococcus porcinus genomic DNA contains:
- a CDS encoding competence protein CoiA, protein MLKAVDSYGKTISLLEKVPDKGDFYCPLCRGKLCLKKGKVIRPHFAHLNLRNCHFFQENESVEHLTLKALVYNSLRPLYNVEIEKYIETCCQVSDIMVNHKLALEIQCSPLPIERLMVRTSSYQEKGFSVRWLLGQKLWLRNKLTALQKQFLYYSKTHGFHLWELDVKKREIRLQYMIHLNLFGKVYFQTEAYSLTDDLLAVLSLPYKGIPANNMKIYMQDEIKLSIQKALRKKNAYWMKEQEKAYLKGDNLLARQTEDFYPQLYPPRSNVGFCQTKMDYLSDYRRFCRYYKNIKNKKVQTIHPPLFYDKIGEKKI, encoded by the coding sequence ATGCTAAAAGCCGTTGATAGTTATGGGAAGACAATCTCCTTATTAGAGAAAGTTCCAGATAAGGGAGATTTTTATTGCCCATTATGCCGAGGAAAGCTTTGCTTAAAAAAGGGAAAAGTGATACGCCCTCATTTTGCTCATCTGAATTTGCGTAATTGTCACTTTTTTCAGGAAAACGAGTCAGTTGAACATCTCACTTTAAAGGCTTTAGTCTATAATAGCTTACGGCCACTGTACAATGTAGAAATTGAAAAATATATTGAGACATGTTGTCAGGTTTCAGATATTATGGTCAATCATAAGTTAGCTCTTGAAATTCAATGTAGTCCCTTGCCAATAGAACGTTTAATGGTAAGGACTAGTTCCTACCAAGAAAAGGGTTTTTCTGTTCGGTGGCTATTAGGACAAAAGCTTTGGCTGAGGAATAAACTAACTGCTTTGCAAAAGCAATTTTTATATTATTCCAAAACTCATGGTTTTCATCTCTGGGAGCTGGATGTCAAAAAGAGAGAGATCCGACTACAATATATGATCCATCTTAATCTGTTTGGAAAAGTGTATTTCCAAACAGAAGCTTATTCTTTAACTGATGATTTACTAGCTGTTCTGAGCTTACCATATAAGGGAATTCCTGCTAATAATATGAAGATTTACATGCAAGATGAGATAAAGTTAAGCATTCAAAAAGCTCTTCGAAAGAAAAATGCTTATTGGATGAAAGAACAAGAAAAAGCTTATTTAAAGGGAGATAATTTATTAGCGCGACAAACAGAAGACTTCTATCCTCAACTATACCCTCCACGGTCAAATGTCGGCTTCTGTCAAACTAAGATGGATTATCTATCAGACTATCGGCGCTTTTGTCGTTATTACAAGAATATTAAAAATAAGAAAGTACAAACGATTCATCCTCCACTCTTTTATGATAAAATAGGGGAAAAGAAAATTTAG
- the pepF gene encoding oligoendopeptidase F, producing MADNRSHLEEKYTWDLTTIFDSDQRWETEVNALKIDLEKAQTLAGHLLDSAKELLEITEIQLDLSRRIEKVYVYAHMKNDQDTTVAKYQEYQSKASALYAKFSEVFSFYEPEFMTILPNQFDEFLKEEPKLEDYHHFFEKLLKNKEHVLSQAEEELLAGAQEIFNGAEETFGLLDNADIQFPIIKDEKGQDVEITHGNFIHLMESKDRQVRQAAYEALYSTYEQFQHTYAKTLQTNVKVNNYKARVHHYASARQAAMTANFIPETVYDTLLEVVNRKLPLLHRYLELRKKILGLKSLKMYDVYTPLSQTDLSVNYDQALEKAEKVLSVFGKEYSDYVHQAFSERWIDVHVNKGKRSGAYSGGSYDTNAFMLLNWQDNLDNLYTLVHETGHSLHSTLTRKNQPYVYGDYSIFLAEIASTTNENILTEALLKDVTDEKERFAILNNYLDGFRGTIFRQSQFAEFEHAIYQADQNGDVLTSDYLNHLYAQLNEKYYGLAKEDNYYIQYEWARIPHFYYNYYVYQYATGFAAASYLANKIVHGQQKDVDNYLSYLKAGNSDYPLNVIAKAGVDMTSEAYLEDAFAIFEERLTELEDLVDKGVHL from the coding sequence ATGGCAGATAATAGAAGTCATTTAGAAGAAAAGTATACATGGGACTTGACTACTATCTTTGACAGTGATCAAAGATGGGAAACGGAAGTTAATGCCTTAAAAATAGACTTAGAAAAGGCCCAGACTTTAGCTGGACACCTTTTAGACTCAGCAAAAGAATTATTGGAAATAACGGAAATCCAATTGGATTTGTCAAGACGTATTGAAAAGGTCTATGTCTACGCTCACATGAAAAATGACCAAGATACGACAGTTGCAAAATACCAGGAATATCAATCAAAAGCATCAGCTTTATATGCGAAATTTAGTGAAGTTTTTTCGTTTTATGAGCCAGAATTCATGACAATTCTTCCGAACCAATTTGATGAATTTCTTAAGGAAGAACCTAAATTGGAAGACTATCATCACTTCTTTGAAAAGCTTCTTAAAAATAAAGAACATGTCCTTAGTCAAGCTGAGGAAGAACTTCTAGCAGGGGCTCAAGAAATTTTTAACGGTGCTGAGGAGACCTTTGGCCTTTTAGATAATGCTGATATCCAATTTCCAATTATCAAAGATGAAAAAGGACAAGATGTTGAAATTACTCATGGTAATTTTATCCACTTGATGGAATCTAAAGATCGTCAGGTTCGTCAAGCTGCTTATGAAGCCTTATACAGTACCTATGAACAATTTCAACATACTTATGCTAAAACACTCCAAACCAATGTTAAGGTAAATAATTATAAGGCGCGTGTGCATCACTATGCATCCGCTCGTCAAGCTGCTATGACCGCAAACTTTATTCCCGAAACAGTTTATGATACCCTTTTAGAAGTTGTTAACCGTAAGCTCCCGTTACTGCATCGGTATTTAGAATTGAGAAAAAAGATATTAGGTTTAAAGAGTTTAAAAATGTATGATGTCTATACACCGCTATCTCAAACCGACCTATCTGTCAATTATGACCAAGCTTTGGAAAAAGCTGAAAAAGTCTTATCTGTTTTCGGAAAAGAGTATAGTGACTATGTTCACCAAGCCTTTTCGGAAAGATGGATTGATGTCCATGTTAATAAAGGAAAAAGATCCGGTGCCTATTCAGGTGGGTCTTACGACACCAATGCTTTTATGCTGTTAAACTGGCAGGATAATTTAGATAATCTCTATACCTTGGTCCATGAGACAGGCCACAGTTTGCATTCAACTCTAACACGTAAAAACCAGCCTTATGTCTATGGGGATTACAGTATTTTCTTGGCAGAGATTGCTTCAACAACGAATGAAAATATCTTAACAGAGGCTCTATTGAAAGATGTTACAGATGAAAAAGAACGCTTTGCTATTCTAAATAATTACTTGGATGGCTTTAGAGGAACTATTTTCCGCCAAAGTCAATTTGCTGAATTTGAACATGCTATTTATCAAGCTGACCAAAATGGTGATGTCTTAACAAGTGATTATTTAAATCACTTATATGCGCAGTTGAATGAAAAATATTACGGTTTAGCCAAAGAAGATAACTATTATATTCAATATGAGTGGGCTCGTATTCCTCATTTCTATTACAATTATTATGTTTATCAATATGCTACAGGTTTTGCAGCGGCAAGTTATTTAGCAAACAAGATTGTTCATGGTCAACAAAAGGATGTTGATAACTATTTGTCTTATCTAAAAGCTGGTAATTCTGATTATCCCTTGAATGTTATAGCAAAAGCAGGAGTGGACATGACCAGTGAAGCTTATTTAGAAGATGCCTTTGCTATTTTTGAAGAACGTCTTACAGAATTAGAGGATCTGGTCGATAAGGGTGTTCATTTATAA
- a CDS encoding HAD family hydrolase: MGKWVIFDMDGVIVDSEYVFLSSKTEMLLDRGIDTDETYQYQFMGTTFDYMWRVMKEECQLSDSVEKLIAEMNDRREEIIARDGVRAIKGIKELLSYLVDLGYQLAVASSSPKADINRNLSELGLTQYFAITVSGEEVAHSKPAPDVFLRAAELLGAIPEKTFVFEDTKNGSLAAKAAGMICFGFVNPDYPKQDMTACDEVFEKFEDAYCFFR, encoded by the coding sequence ATGGGGAAATGGGTCATTTTTGATATGGATGGTGTTATCGTAGATTCGGAGTATGTTTTCTTATCAAGTAAAACAGAAATGCTGTTAGATCGAGGAATTGATACAGATGAGACGTATCAATATCAGTTTATGGGGACAACTTTTGATTACATGTGGCGTGTGATGAAAGAAGAGTGCCAGCTTTCTGATTCTGTAGAAAAATTAATTGCAGAAATGAATGATAGACGAGAAGAGATTATAGCTAGAGATGGTGTCAGAGCTATTAAGGGTATCAAAGAGTTACTATCTTACTTAGTGGATTTGGGTTACCAACTAGCAGTAGCATCTTCTTCGCCAAAAGCTGATATTAATCGTAATCTGTCAGAATTAGGTCTCACGCAGTATTTTGCGATCACTGTAAGTGGTGAAGAAGTGGCTCATTCAAAACCAGCACCAGACGTTTTTCTTAGAGCGGCAGAATTACTGGGGGCGATTCCAGAAAAAACTTTTGTCTTTGAAGATACTAAGAATGGTAGTTTAGCAGCTAAAGCGGCAGGGATGATTTGTTTTGGTTTTGTAAATCCAGATTATCCTAAGCAAGATATGACAGCTTGTGATGAAGTTTTCGAAAAATTTGAAGATGCCTATTGTTTCTTTCGCTAA
- a CDS encoding MFS transporter, with protein MPKKLSTKWAILSISLFLMSHLAIAPAIPKLYQLYHQSNPHIGLASVETLVTIPAMMITIFVILSNFVVAKIGKKNTIKLGLILILLSGLGSFLTRQFVIVLICRLLLGIGIGLYNSLSISIISDFYEGDERANMIGFRTATLNIGKALTTFIVGLALLIGVNYTYLIYLLVIPVYFFFNAKVPKLEDELVSVRAARLFNRQIAVLMLITFLVGIAYIGATVKIPTLLVTKYHYSSFFASNMLTLLAFSGIFSGFLFGQLAKVLQEKTLLVMLSMMAVGNLIFTFGNLPILFFLAAFLIGASFVGTMSSVFYFIAKHFGKEHNHFITSLAITAGNIGVILTPIILTKLPSALHLEAFVTPFAISVGLMVVSLLLYPLLKKD; from the coding sequence ATGCCAAAAAAATTATCAACTAAATGGGCAATCCTGTCCATTTCCCTTTTTTTGATGTCTCATTTAGCAATAGCACCAGCTATTCCTAAATTATATCAATTATACCATCAGTCAAATCCGCATATTGGGCTAGCTTCAGTGGAAACTTTGGTAACAATTCCTGCGATGATGATCACTATATTTGTTATCCTCAGTAATTTTGTCGTTGCAAAAATTGGCAAAAAGAATACCATTAAGCTAGGTTTAATCCTTATCTTACTTTCAGGCCTTGGTTCTTTTCTAACAAGACAATTTGTTATTGTTTTGATTTGTCGTTTGCTTTTGGGGATTGGGATTGGACTTTATAATTCTCTTTCGATAAGTATTATTAGCGATTTTTATGAGGGCGATGAGCGTGCCAATATGATTGGCTTTAGGACAGCAACTTTGAATATTGGTAAAGCTTTGACTACCTTTATTGTTGGGCTAGCCTTGTTGATTGGTGTAAATTACACTTACCTTATTTACTTGTTAGTTATTCCTGTCTATTTCTTTTTCAATGCAAAGGTTCCTAAGCTTGAAGATGAACTAGTTTCTGTAAGAGCTGCTCGTCTGTTTAATCGCCAAATTGCAGTATTAATGTTAATTACTTTCTTAGTTGGCATTGCCTATATTGGGGCGACAGTTAAAATTCCAACTTTGTTGGTCACTAAGTATCATTATTCCAGCTTTTTTGCTAGTAATATGTTGACTCTGTTAGCATTTTCAGGTATTTTTAGTGGTTTTCTCTTTGGCCAGTTAGCAAAAGTATTGCAAGAAAAAACTCTATTAGTCATGTTGAGCATGATGGCGGTTGGAAATTTAATTTTTACCTTTGGGAATTTGCCAATTCTCTTTTTCCTAGCTGCTTTTCTAATAGGAGCTAGCTTTGTAGGGACTATGTCATCAGTCTTCTATTTTATTGCTAAGCATTTTGGTAAGGAACACAATCATTTTATTACCAGCTTGGCTATTACCGCAGGCAACATTGGTGTGATCTTAACGCCTATCATTTTAACAAAACTACCATCAGCTTTACATTTAGAAGCTTTTGTGACACCTTTTGCTATCAGCGTTGGTTTAATGGTCGTCAGCTTGTTACTTTATCCACTTTTGAAAAAAGACTAG